CAACGTCCTGCGTGACTACCTGACCGACCTGTTCCCGATCCTGGAGCTGGGCACCAGCGCCAAGATGCTGTCGGTCGTCCCGCTGATGAACGGCGGCGGCCTGTTCGAGACCGGTGCCGGCGGCTCCGCGCCCAAGCACGTCCAGCAGCTGGTCAAGGAGAACTACCTGCGCTGGGACAGCCTGGGTGAGTTCCTCGCCCTGGCGGTCAGCTTCGAGCACCTCGCGCAGAAGACGGACAACCCCCGCGCCCAGGTCCTCGCCGACACCCTCGACCGCGCCACCGGCACGTTCCTCAACGAGAACAAGTCGCCCAGCCGCAAGCTCGGCGGCATCGACAACCGCGGCAGCCACTTCTACCTGGCGCTCTACTGGGCCCAGGAGCTGGCGAAGCAGACCGAGGACGCCCAGCTCGCGGAGGTCTTCTCGGGCCTGGCCGCGACGCTGGCCGAGCAGGAGAAGACCATCGTCGACGAGCTGATCGCGGTGCAGGGCTCGCCGGCCGACATCGGCGGCTACTACCAGCCCGACCCGGAGAAGGCCGCGGCGGTCATGCGTCCGTCGCAGACCCTCAACCAGGCTCTCGCGAGCCTGAGCTGACACCGCACCCTTCCGCGGCACCGAGGCCCGACGGCCCACGGTCCGCGGAAGGGTCCGTGGCAGGTCACTCCGCCCCGGCCGGCACCGCGCCCGGCCGGGGCGGACCCGTAACGTGCGCCGGAAGGCGGCCTCCACCGATCCGCCTCAAGCCCCCCCCGGATGCCCCGGCCACCCCACACGCCTCAGGCGCCTCGGTCCGCGAAGGCGCCGTCGGCGGTGAAGGCCAGGCGGGCGAAGCGTTCGCCGATGCGGCGGTGGGTGGCGGCGTCCGGGTGGAGCGCGTCGGGCAACGGCAGTTCGACGGCGTCCGCCTCGCCGTAGAGTTCCCGCCCGTCGAGGTGGTACAGGTGCGGATCCGCGGCGGCCCGCTGCGCCACGATCCGCGCCAGCTCGTCCCGGATGACGCCCAGGGTCAGTTTCCCGCTCGCGCGTTCCGCCGGATCACCCGTGGCCCGGAACCGCAGCTGCCCCTCGCCGAGGCTGCTGAAGTCCGGTGCGCTGGGGCCGGGCGTGTCCTCGTGTATGGGGCACAGCAGGGGCGAGACGACCAGCAGCGGGGTGCGGGGATGGCCCTCGCGGATGGTGTCGAGGAAGCCGTGCACCGCCGGGGTGAAGGCGCGCAGCCGCATCAGGTCGGCGTTCACCAGATTGATGCCGATCTTGATGCTGATCAGGTCGGCGGGGGTGTCCCGGAGCGCGCGGGCGGTGAACGGATCGAGCAGGGCACTGCCGCCGAAGCCCAGATTGATCAGCTCCACGCCGCCGAGGGAGGCGGCGAGCGCGGGCCAGGTGGTGGTGGGGCTGGCGGCGTCGGAGCCATGGCTGATCGAACTTCCGTGGTGCAGCCACACCTTGCGTCCCCGCTCCCGTGCGGGCTCGACGGGGGCGTCGGTGCGCAGCACGCCGAGTTCGGTGGTCTCGTTGTGCGGCAGCCAGATCTCGACGTCCTTGTCGGCGTCGGGCAGTCCGCTGAAGCGGACGGTGCCGGCCGGGCCCGCCTCGTGCACGAAGGTTCCGGCGGCCATGTCGATGGTCAGGGTGTTGCCGCCCGCCACGCCGGCCTGGCCGGCCAGGCGGCCGTCGACGAGCAGGTCGTACACGCCGTCCGGGCGGGGCGGCGCGCCCACGTAGTGCCGCTTGGTGGCAAGGGCGTCCAGTTCGACGGTGGTGGCCCGGGTGCGGAAGACCAGCCGGACGCCGGAGGGCTGGGCCTCGGCCATGGCCAGTTGGCCGTCGGCGCACTGGGCGCGGGCGCGGGCGGGCAGCCGGTGCGGCAGCACGCCGTGCTCGGTGCGTTCCACCTCCAGGGCGCCGCGCAGGAGTTCCGCGGTGACGGGTGTGGTGATCCAGTTCTCGTTCATGTCCCGTGCCTCAACGTGTCGTTCGGTATCCGGAGTCTGCGGGGCGGGGTTACGGGGCGGCCTGCGCGGGCCAGTTCCGCAGCAGCGCGTCGAGGGAGTCCAGGATGCGTTCCCAGGTCTCCTGCGAGTCGGGCGCACTGTGACTGAACCCGCCCGCCGACTCCAGGCTGACGTAGCCGTGGAAGACGCTGCCCAGCAACCGGACCGCGTGCGTCTGGTCCGGCTCCGACAGGTCGTAGCCGCGCAGGATCGCCCGCGTCATCTGCGCGTGCCGGCCCCCGGCGCTGGCGGCGGCCTCTTCCGGGGTGAGTCGCAGCTGGGCCGCGGCGTAGCGGCCGGGGTGCTCCCGTGCGTAGTCGCGGTAGACGTTCGCCAGGGCCGTCAGGGCGTCCTTGCCGGCCCGGCCGGCCAGCGCGGCGGCGCCCCGGTCGGCGAGCTCCTCCAGCGCCAGCAGCGCGATCCTGACCTTGAGGTCATGGGAGTTCTTCACGTGCGAGTACAGACTCGCGACCTTGACCTCGAACCGCCGGGCGAGCGCCGAGACGGTCACCTGGTCGAAGCCCGCCTCGTCGGCCAGCTCCGCTCCCGCCCGGACCAGACGCTCCGTGGTCAGCCCTACGCGCACCATAACGTTCCTCCCATTCAGCGAAAGAGATTATGCAGCTACCTAATAGCTTTAGGCAAATGGGCAACGCTTTTAGCGTTTGGCGTTGGCTGGGCCGCCGGGAGGTCGCCGTGGGAGCCGCGGGCACGGGCGAGTAGCGTCGGGGCGCCGCCGCACGCGCGACGCCGTCGCCCGCGCACCGCGGGCACCGCGCGGTCGGTCGTCCGGGCGGCGCT
The sequence above is a segment of the Streptomyces lydicus genome. Coding sequences within it:
- a CDS encoding GDSL-type esterase/lipase family protein, whose protein sequence is MNENWITTPVTAELLRGALEVERTEHGVLPHRLPARARAQCADGQLAMAEAQPSGVRLVFRTRATTVELDALATKRHYVGAPPRPDGVYDLLVDGRLAGQAGVAGGNTLTIDMAAGTFVHEAGPAGTVRFSGLPDADKDVEIWLPHNETTELGVLRTDAPVEPARERGRKVWLHHGSSISHGSDAASPTTTWPALAASLGGVELINLGFGGSALLDPFTARALRDTPADLISIKIGINLVNADLMRLRAFTPAVHGFLDTIREGHPRTPLLVVSPLLCPIHEDTPGPSAPDFSSLGEGQLRFRATGDPAERASGKLTLGVIRDELARIVAQRAAADPHLYHLDGRELYGEADAVELPLPDALHPDAATHRRIGERFARLAFTADGAFADRGA
- a CDS encoding TetR/AcrR family transcriptional regulator, encoding MVRVGLTTERLVRAGAELADEAGFDQVTVSALARRFEVKVASLYSHVKNSHDLKVRIALLALEELADRGAAALAGRAGKDALTALANVYRDYAREHPGRYAAAQLRLTPEEAAASAGGRHAQMTRAILRGYDLSEPDQTHAVRLLGSVFHGYVSLESAGGFSHSAPDSQETWERILDSLDALLRNWPAQAAP